A genomic window from Agrobacterium tumefaciens includes:
- a CDS encoding ABC transporter permease, producing MPAFFLKRALQAFIAILGVMTLIFFLQRLAGDPVLLLVPQNATQADIDTMRVALGFDRPLMVQYIEYLSALMSFDLGRSYVQNVPVWTLIASRLPYTLMLAGGALLVAFGLGIPLGVAMAVRRGKIEAKAMMGVVLAGQSMPTFWSAILMIMVFAVWLGWLPPSGARDWASLIMPSLALGLLSMATFARVARTAVLDELEKDYVRTGYAKGLPMMRIVTRHLLRNAAIPVVTVTALEIANLLAGAVIVETVFAWPGLGQLTVQAISARDFMLVQGIVLLGAITAILLNLVADLLYSLIDPRIRIEGNA from the coding sequence GTGCCAGCTTTCTTCCTCAAGCGCGCTTTGCAGGCGTTCATCGCCATTCTGGGCGTCATGACCTTGATCTTCTTCCTGCAGCGCCTCGCAGGGGATCCCGTTCTGCTGCTGGTGCCGCAGAACGCCACCCAGGCCGATATCGACACCATGCGGGTTGCACTTGGTTTCGACCGGCCTTTGATGGTGCAGTATATCGAGTATCTGAGCGCTTTGATGTCGTTCGATCTCGGTCGCTCCTACGTTCAGAACGTGCCGGTCTGGACGCTGATCGCCAGCCGCCTGCCCTATACGCTGATGCTGGCCGGCGGTGCGCTTCTGGTCGCATTCGGCCTTGGCATCCCGCTGGGCGTCGCCATGGCGGTGCGTCGGGGCAAAATCGAGGCCAAGGCGATGATGGGCGTGGTGCTGGCCGGACAGTCGATGCCGACCTTCTGGAGCGCCATCCTTATGATCATGGTCTTCGCTGTCTGGCTCGGCTGGCTTCCGCCCTCCGGCGCGCGTGACTGGGCCAGCCTGATCATGCCGTCGCTGGCCCTTGGCCTGCTTTCCATGGCCACTTTTGCGCGCGTTGCGCGTACCGCCGTGCTGGACGAACTGGAAAAGGATTATGTGCGCACCGGCTATGCCAAGGGCCTGCCGATGATGCGCATCGTGACGCGTCACCTGCTACGCAACGCGGCGATCCCCGTGGTGACGGTGACCGCGCTCGAAATAGCCAACCTTCTGGCCGGAGCTGTCATCGTTGAGACGGTGTTCGCCTGGCCGGGCCTCGGACAGCTGACGGTACAGGCGATCAGCGCCCGCGACTTCATGCTGGTTCAGGGCATCGTCCTTCTCGGCGCCATAACCGCCATACTTTTGAACCTGGTGGCCGATCTTCTCTATAGCCTGATCGATCCGCGCATCCGCATCGAAGGGAACGCATGA